The Corynebacterium pseudopelargi genome contains a region encoding:
- a CDS encoding acetyl-CoA hydrolase/transferase family protein → MSRIGNAQLKSKVMTAEEAAELINHGDKIGISGFTGAGYPKALPTAIANRAKEAHERGDDFMIDLFTGASTAPDCDGVLAEADAIRFRTPYQSDPILRSKINDGTTLYMDYHLSESGLYVEQGFFGKMNFAIVEAVRITEDGHIVPSSSIGNNVEYLDNAEKIIIEVNSWQSEELEGMADIYRINHLPNRQPIPITAPEQRIGSTYIDIDLDKVVAVVETDAPDRNAPFKPVDETSKKIAGHFLDFLEGEVAAGRLTYDGYIMQSGVGNVPNAVMAGLLDSKFENIKAYTEVIQDGMVDLIDAGKMTVASATSFSLSPEYAEKMNNEASRYAKQIILRPQQISNHPEVVRRLGLICTNGLIEADIYGNVNSTNVIGSRMMNGVGGSADFTRNGLISSFITPSDAKGGDISAIVPMVSHVDHTEQDVKVIITEYGYADLRGLAPRQKVEKMIALAHPDYRPLLEEYYERALKIAEEKKIMQTPHDLANALSFHQRFQETGSMKLS, encoded by the coding sequence ATGTCCCGCATTGGAAATGCACAGCTCAAGTCGAAGGTCATGACCGCTGAAGAGGCGGCTGAGCTGATCAATCACGGCGACAAGATCGGTATTTCGGGCTTCACCGGCGCCGGCTACCCCAAGGCGCTGCCCACCGCTATCGCTAACCGCGCAAAGGAAGCACACGAGCGCGGCGATGATTTCATGATCGACCTGTTCACTGGCGCTTCCACCGCCCCGGATTGCGATGGTGTGCTTGCAGAGGCAGACGCTATCCGCTTCCGTACCCCTTATCAGTCGGACCCGATCCTGCGCTCCAAGATCAACGACGGCACCACCTTGTACATGGACTACCACCTCTCGGAGTCCGGCCTGTACGTGGAGCAGGGCTTCTTTGGCAAGATGAACTTCGCCATCGTTGAGGCCGTGCGCATTACCGAAGACGGCCACATCGTGCCTTCTTCCTCCATCGGTAACAACGTCGAGTACCTGGACAACGCCGAGAAGATCATCATCGAGGTCAACTCCTGGCAGTCCGAGGAGCTCGAGGGCATGGCGGATATTTACCGCATTAACCATCTGCCCAACCGTCAGCCCATCCCGATCACCGCTCCTGAGCAGCGCATCGGTTCTACCTACATCGACATCGACCTGGACAAGGTTGTTGCCGTGGTTGAGACGGACGCTCCTGACCGCAACGCTCCTTTCAAGCCGGTTGATGAGACTTCCAAGAAGATCGCTGGCCACTTCCTCGACTTCCTTGAGGGCGAAGTTGCCGCCGGTCGCCTCACCTACGACGGCTACATCATGCAGTCCGGTGTGGGTAACGTGCCCAACGCCGTGATGGCTGGCCTGCTCGACTCCAAGTTCGAGAACATCAAGGCCTACACCGAGGTGATCCAGGACGGCATGGTCGACCTGATCGACGCCGGCAAGATGACCGTTGCTTCTGCTACCTCCTTCTCACTCTCGCCCGAGTACGCCGAGAAGATGAACAACGAGGCTTCCCGCTACGCCAAGCAGATCATCCTGCGCCCGCAGCAGATCTCCAACCACCCCGAGGTTGTGCGTCGCCTGGGCCTGATCTGCACCAACGGCCTGATCGAGGCCGATATCTACGGCAACGTGAACTCCACCAACGTGATCGGTTCGCGCATGATGAACGGCGTGGGCGGTTCTGCCGACTTCACCCGTAACGGCCTGATCTCCTCCTTCATCACTCCTTCCGATGCTAAGGGCGGCGACATCTCCGCAATCGTGCCGATGGTTTCCCACGTCGACCACACCGAGCAGGACGTCAAGGTCATCATCACCGAGTACGGTTACGCCGACCTGCGTGGCCTGGCACCGCGCCAGAAGGTGGAGAAGATGATCGCTCTGGCTCACCCGGATTACCGTCCGCTGCTCGAGGAGTACTACGAGCGCGCTCTGAAGATCGCCGAGGAGAAGAAGATCATGCAGACGCCTCACGACCTGGCAAATGCGCTTTCCTTCCACCAGCGCTTCCAGGAGACCGGCTCCATGAAGCTCTCCTAA